The DNA region AGGCGAACTGGGACGCCGAGGTCACAACCGGCAGTGCACACGCGGTTCTTACGCTCCGACGTGGCGGCCGTGAAGACCCCCCGGCTCAATCGGTCCGCCGAAGGCGACTCGGAAGGCGCCCCTGCACGTAGCCACAAGGGAGGCCCCATCCGGCGGGTGCGCCGCCCCTCACGGGCCGAACTCCAGCGCAACGCCGATCGGTTGCACGACAACCCCAATGGCGTGGTTCACGTGAGGGTCGTGGCTGCTGCGACCGCCAGACCCAGTGCGGCGCAGACTCCGAGGGTCCGCAGGACGCTCCAGCGCAGCTTGAAGATCATCAGGAGGGCTGCGGCCGTGATGGCGACGGCGGTCGGGCGAACAGTGCTGAGGTCGGGGAGTTGGAGCTCCAGCGGTCCCCGACTGCCTGCGTCGACATCGGCGAAGAGGGTGTGCAGCGCGAAGTAGAGGCCCAGGTAGGTCGGCTTCGTGAACGATCTCCGCGAGCCTCCACAGCACCGGATCCATCAGCCTGTACCGGCGCAGGATCGTCTCGAAGGAGCAGTCATCGCCGTGATGGCCGAGCTCGACCCCGCGCATGTCGAACGGTGTTGCGTCTTCGGGTACTTGGGGCGGGATCGGTGACGAAGACGAACTCGGCGTCCTGGTCGAGGTGCCGGCGGATCAGCCAGGCACAGGCGGCCCGGTCGATGTGGATTCGAGCACGGGTTGCCCACTTCACGCCTGCTCCTTCTCGGGACGTCCTGCCCTGGCGGCGGTCGCGCCGGGCGGGGTGAATTCATCGGCCAGGGTCCGGACGGCCGCGTGTGCGCGCTCGCGCTCC from Streptomyces marispadix includes:
- a CDS encoding chromate resistance protein ChrB domain-containing protein, encoding MRGVELGHHGDDCSFETILRRYRLMDPVLWRLAEIVHEADLPGPLLRAAHPLRRCRRRQSGTAGAPTPRPQHCSPDRRRHHGRSPPDDLQAALERPADPRSLRRTGSGGRSSHDPHVNHAIGVVVQPIGVALEFGP
- a CDS encoding chromate resistance protein ChrB domain-containing protein, whose amino-acid sequence is MKWATRARIHIDRAACAWLIRRHLDQDAEFVFVTDPAPSTRRRNTVRHARGRARPSRR